A part of Lactobacillus sp. ESL0700 genomic DNA contains:
- a CDS encoding WxL domain-containing protein, with product MKKSVILTAAMTLIASLGVSTGVVKAADNPTKDSNTKVAVQAGTLTLGNVSDFSFSSSVEAIANGDTTASLTADGSIETADNRGLGTDTNWTLSAAPTQLTDAKGHALKASSLTINGVTTSVIDGTNSVEVASGNKEGTITTPLTAANTSIALQKDDQVFAGDYTGTITWTLSGTPKDTTNSAE from the coding sequence ATGAAGAAGAGTGTAATTTTAACAGCCGCAATGACATTAATAGCTAGTCTCGGTGTATCAACCGGTGTAGTTAAAGCTGCTGACAATCCAACTAAAGATAGTAATACTAAAGTTGCTGTTCAAGCAGGCACACTGACACTAGGTAACGTATCAGACTTTAGCTTTAGTTCTTCAGTTGAAGCAATTGCTAATGGCGACACAACTGCTAGTTTGACTGCAGATGGTTCTATTGAAACTGCTGATAATCGCGGTCTAGGTACTGATACTAACTGGACTTTATCTGCTGCACCAACACAGTTAACAGATGCCAAGGGTCATGCTTTAAAGGCTTCCAGCTTAACAATTAATGGTGTAACGACATCTGTTATTGATGGTACTAATAGTGTTGAAGTTGCTAGCGGCAATAAGGAAGGTACAATTACTACCCCATTAACTGCTGCCAATACTTCAATTGCGCTTCAAAAAGATGACCAAGTTTTTGCTGGTGATTACACTGGTACGATTACTTGGACATTAAGTGGTACACCTAAAGATACAACTAATTCTGCTGAATAA
- a CDS encoding DUF3324 domain-containing protein yields the protein MNFTSERKRLGFIFIAAALFLFSLIGGRQTVNAAESFSVKVAGSNSSYIERQVKPKQNLRVKLVFVNNSAKVQTVNVSPNQAITGDNGLVQYNLANPGKRYFGQNNFGQMTSGPRRIKLAAHAQVSKTYVIKVPRKAFKGVLAGGFYVSQITKPQKDKKAAGQKAVMGYRNVYSYAIPVILRESKQVVHTKLAMPKVMTKVDRSNPFIIVRLANETPTMFGQLDVTTKVVDPRTKKSVFVQTKKNLALAPLSYFDNHVLLDKKLSSGTYNLLVTAQSGARHWQFKQKVEIDAKLAQAASQKDHSPKDHKIWLWLAIGVAVIVMLLMLSGMYYLGKRHSKN from the coding sequence ATGAATTTTACTAGTGAACGTAAGCGACTTGGCTTTATCTTTATTGCAGCAGCCCTGTTTTTGTTTAGTCTAATTGGAGGTAGACAAACAGTAAACGCCGCGGAAAGCTTTTCCGTTAAGGTTGCCGGCAGTAATTCTTCCTACATTGAACGCCAAGTCAAGCCGAAACAAAATCTTCGTGTTAAACTCGTTTTTGTTAATAATAGTGCCAAAGTGCAGACAGTTAATGTGTCACCTAATCAAGCTATTACTGGTGATAATGGCTTAGTGCAGTATAATCTGGCTAATCCGGGCAAGCGATATTTTGGCCAAAACAATTTTGGGCAAATGACAAGCGGGCCACGCCGCATTAAGCTGGCTGCGCATGCTCAAGTCAGTAAAACCTATGTTATTAAAGTTCCGCGTAAAGCTTTCAAGGGTGTTTTAGCTGGTGGCTTTTATGTTTCGCAAATTACTAAGCCGCAAAAAGATAAAAAAGCTGCAGGACAAAAGGCAGTGATGGGATACCGCAATGTTTATTCTTATGCGATTCCGGTGATTTTGCGTGAAAGTAAGCAAGTGGTGCATACTAAGTTAGCGATGCCTAAGGTCATGACAAAAGTGGATCGGAGTAATCCCTTTATTATTGTCCGGCTAGCAAACGAGACACCGACGATGTTTGGTCAGCTGGATGTCACAACTAAGGTTGTGGATCCACGGACTAAGAAGTCAGTGTTCGTGCAAACTAAGAAAAATCTGGCACTGGCGCCATTAAGCTATTTTGACAATCATGTTTTACTTGATAAAAAGTTGTCTAGTGGCACTTATAACCTGCTGGTAACAGCACAGTCAGGAGCTCGGCACTGGCAATTTAAGCAAAAAGTTGAGATTGATGCTAAATTAGCGCAGGCTGCTAGTCAAAAAGATCATTCGCCAAAAGACCATAAAATTTGGTTGTGGCTAGCGATTGGTGTAGCAGTAATTGTGATGCTCCTCATGCTCAGTGGCATGTATTATTTAGGCAAACGTCACAGTAAAAATTAA
- a CDS encoding CvpA family protein, giving the protein MIVTLIVLAYLALKTYKGYQTGFTKLIINLIFAAIVFIVAILFQNPLGNWLYGQITGQNIQTTLAPSTNLILFRFIAFFILLFVGKIVVKIFKGWVPSKNPHATNFGSILDGVLGAIVSFVASYFFVYIILSMLNALQNPWFIQQTLDSSFLRFIIYNTPGLSNGVFNSIFSISRTTA; this is encoded by the coding sequence ATGATTGTTACTTTAATTGTTTTAGCCTATTTGGCTCTAAAAACCTACAAGGGTTACCAAACAGGCTTTACCAAATTAATTATTAATTTGATTTTTGCCGCGATTGTTTTTATCGTTGCAATTTTATTTCAAAATCCGCTGGGGAACTGGCTTTATGGCCAGATTACCGGACAAAATATACAAACAACTTTAGCGCCGAGCACAAATTTAATTTTGTTTCGCTTTATTGCCTTCTTTATTTTACTATTTGTCGGTAAAATAGTGGTCAAAATTTTCAAGGGTTGGGTACCAAGTAAAAATCCCCACGCCACTAACTTTGGTAGTATTTTAGATGGGGTATTGGGCGCTATCGTATCCTTTGTGGCCAGTTACTTTTTCGTCTATATTATTTTGTCAATGCTTAACGCGCTGCAAAATCCGTGGTTCATCCAGCAGACGCTTGATTCATCATTTTTGCGGTTTATCATTTACAACACACCAGGATTATCTAACGGCGTGTTTAACAGCATCTTCAGTATTAGCCGGACAACTGCTTAA
- the rsmG gene encoding 16S rRNA (guanine(527)-N(7))-methyltransferase RsmG: protein MNPEQFVQELSKHNFELSEKQIKQFKLYFTNLVTANEHVNLTRITAEEDIYLKHFFDSITPLFVFSSVFKPGATLCDVGAGAGFPSIPLKILMPELQVTIVDSLGKRLTFLQDLVSKLDLEGVTLVHGRAEDVGQNKLYREQFDIVTARAVANMAVLSEYCLPLVKANGYFVALKGPKAESELKDSQKAVKVLGGKVIADEELTLPESDEERTLILVQKVQATPKKYPRQAGTPHRKPIH from the coding sequence ATGAATCCTGAACAATTTGTCCAAGAATTATCAAAACATAATTTTGAATTAAGTGAAAAGCAAATCAAACAATTTAAACTTTATTTTACTAACTTGGTGACGGCGAATGAGCACGTTAATCTGACGCGGATTACTGCAGAAGAAGATATCTACTTAAAGCACTTTTTCGATAGCATTACGCCGCTGTTTGTCTTTAGCTCAGTCTTTAAGCCGGGTGCTACCTTATGTGATGTTGGTGCCGGAGCCGGTTTTCCGTCAATTCCGTTAAAGATTTTAATGCCGGAATTACAGGTAACGATTGTTGATTCGCTAGGTAAAAGGCTAACCTTTTTGCAAGATTTAGTTAGCAAGCTGGACCTAGAGGGTGTAACCTTAGTCCATGGTCGCGCTGAAGATGTCGGTCAAAATAAATTGTATCGCGAGCAGTTTGACATTGTTACGGCGCGCGCAGTTGCTAATATGGCGGTATTAAGTGAATATTGCCTGCCGCTGGTTAAAGCAAACGGTTATTTCGTGGCTTTGAAAGGACCCAAGGCTGAAAGTGAACTGAAAGACAGTCAAAAGGCAGTTAAAGTCTTAGGCGGTAAGGTAATTGCTGATGAGGAATTAACTTTGCCCGAAAGCGATGAAGAACGCACACTTATTCTTGTTCAAAAAGTGCAGGCCACACCTAAGAAATATCCTCGGCAAGCGGGCACACCGCACCGAAAACCAATTCATTAA
- the noc gene encoding nucleoid occlusion protein yields the protein MSIFSSLRHHDEIPKDKQIKDIELTKIKANSYQPRREFSDKSIRELASTLDKDGLLQPIIVREQGDNYEIIAGERRYRAAKHLAWETIPAIVNNMDDSQAASFALIENLQREDLNPIDEAQAYDNLMKLNNLTQTSLAKNIGKSQSYVANKLRLLKLTPKVQSYLASGQISPRHGRCLVGLSEKDQGRVLDEILANNLNVNDTEKIVKDVDGYFINKEKRAKDQEKAEQTKRAVSRIPKDLQVQINTIKRAVKLAKESGIKVKVKENNDPNDYMITIELKRK from the coding sequence ATGTCAATCTTTTCTTCTTTACGACATCATGATGAAATTCCTAAAGATAAACAAATTAAAGATATTGAATTAACTAAAATTAAAGCAAATTCTTACCAACCGCGCCGCGAATTCTCAGATAAGTCAATTCGGGAATTGGCATCAACTCTTGATAAAGATGGCCTTCTGCAGCCGATTATCGTGCGCGAACAAGGCGATAATTATGAGATTATTGCCGGCGAACGGCGGTACCGTGCTGCCAAGCATCTTGCATGGGAGACAATTCCAGCAATTGTGAACAACATGGATGATAGCCAAGCCGCTTCTTTTGCCTTGATTGAAAACTTGCAGCGTGAGGATTTGAACCCGATTGATGAGGCTCAAGCTTACGATAATTTAATGAAATTAAACAATTTGACGCAAACAAGCTTGGCTAAAAATATCGGCAAGTCACAATCGTATGTTGCTAATAAATTACGGTTGTTAAAATTAACGCCTAAGGTGCAAAGCTATTTAGCTAGTGGTCAAATATCACCGCGCCATGGCCGGTGTCTTGTCGGTCTTAGTGAGAAGGATCAGGGCCGAGTTTTAGATGAGATTTTAGCCAATAACCTAAACGTTAACGATACTGAGAAGATTGTCAAAGACGTCGACGGCTATTTTATTAATAAAGAAAAGCGGGCTAAGGATCAAGAGAAGGCTGAACAGACCAAGCGAGCTGTTAGCCGCATTCCTAAGGATTTGCAAGTGCAGATTAATACGATTAAGCGCGCTGTTAAGCTAGCTAAGGAATCGGGCATTAAGGTCAAAGTTAAGGAAAATAACGATCCTAATGATTATATGATTACAATTGAGTTGAAGAGAAAATAG
- a CDS encoding AAA family ATPase: MVKVISVANQKGGVGKTTTTINLSAALAERGYHVLIIDIDPQGNLTSGMGIEKSEINDDIYSVLINDVPLKDTIFHTSNRNLDLVPATINLSGAETELISMMARETRLKSAIDVVSSDYDFIFIDCPPSLGQLSINAFTASDSILIPVQSEYYAMEGLSQLLNTIRLVQKHFNKDLGVEGVLLTMLDARTNLGAEVVKEVQSYFAKKVYKTIIPRITKLAEAPSYGQSIAEYAPNSRGAKVYDDLAKEVLKNNGKRLKK, translated from the coding sequence ATGGTAAAAGTAATTTCGGTTGCTAACCAAAAGGGTGGTGTTGGTAAAACAACGACGACAATTAACTTGTCGGCAGCTCTGGCTGAACGTGGCTATCATGTCTTAATTATTGATATTGACCCCCAGGGGAACTTGACTTCCGGAATGGGAATTGAGAAGTCGGAAATCAATGATGATATTTATAGCGTACTGATTAATGACGTACCGTTAAAAGACACTATTTTCCATACTTCAAATCGGAATCTTGATTTAGTGCCAGCAACAATTAACTTGTCTGGGGCAGAAACAGAACTAATTAGCATGATGGCGCGGGAAACTCGGCTGAAGTCGGCGATTGATGTTGTCAGCAGTGACTATGATTTCATTTTTATTGATTGTCCGCCGTCTCTTGGACAGCTGTCAATCAATGCCTTTACGGCATCGGACTCGATTTTGATTCCGGTTCAAAGTGAGTATTACGCAATGGAAGGTTTAAGCCAGCTGCTAAATACAATTCGCTTAGTGCAAAAGCACTTTAACAAGGATTTAGGTGTTGAAGGCGTTCTGTTGACGATGCTGGATGCGCGGACTAACTTGGGCGCTGAGGTAGTCAAGGAAGTTCAATCATACTTTGCTAAAAAGGTATACAAGACGATTATTCCGCGAATTACTAAATTAGCAGAAGCACCAAGTTATGGTCAATCGATTGCAGAATATGCTCCTAATTCCCGTGGTGCAAAGGTTTATGATGATTTGGCAAAAGAGGTGCTAAAGAATAATGGCAAGAGACTCAAGAAATAA
- a CDS encoding ParB/RepB/Spo0J family partition protein codes for MARDSRNKEPKKKGGLGRGIEALFEDEPQVEETEEEILDLDLSDIRPNPYQPRKNFDDKALKELADSIKENGVFQPIIVRKSVNGYEIIAGERRFRASKLAKKTTIPAIVRDFDEGQMMEVAVLENLQREDLSPLEEAQAYEMLQKNLGLTQEEVSKRMGKSRPYIANYLRLLTLPTKTKHLLQHGQLSMGQARTLLGLKNKDKIDEVAKQVVKEGMPVRKVEALVAQLNAKKQTKKTPHKSAFIRASEHQLADKLGSTVNISESKKGKGHLSIGFSSVDELNRILDILGVDLDE; via the coding sequence ATGGCAAGAGACTCAAGAAATAAAGAACCAAAGAAAAAGGGCGGCCTTGGTCGTGGTATTGAAGCCTTATTTGAGGATGAGCCCCAGGTTGAAGAAACCGAAGAAGAAATTCTCGACCTTGACCTAAGTGATATTCGGCCTAACCCATACCAGCCGCGGAAGAACTTTGATGACAAAGCATTAAAGGAATTAGCTGATTCAATTAAAGAAAATGGTGTCTTTCAACCAATTATTGTGCGCAAGTCAGTTAACGGCTACGAGATTATTGCGGGTGAGCGGCGCTTTCGGGCATCAAAATTAGCTAAAAAGACGACTATTCCAGCAATTGTACGTGACTTTGACGAAGGTCAAATGATGGAAGTTGCCGTTTTGGAAAACTTGCAGCGTGAGGATTTATCTCCACTTGAGGAAGCTCAGGCTTACGAAATGCTGCAAAAGAACTTGGGCTTAACGCAAGAAGAAGTTTCCAAACGGATGGGCAAGTCGCGGCCATATATTGCTAATTATTTGCGCTTGTTGACTTTGCCAACAAAGACCAAGCACTTGCTGCAACACGGACAATTATCAATGGGTCAAGCCAGAACTTTGTTGGGACTCAAGAACAAAGATAAGATTGACGAAGTTGCAAAGCAAGTTGTTAAGGAAGGCATGCCAGTGCGTAAAGTTGAGGCATTGGTAGCGCAATTGAATGCTAAAAAGCAAACTAAGAAAACACCACATAAGTCTGCTTTTATTCGGGCTAGTGAACACCAATTGGCCGATAAGTTAGGCTCAACGGTTAATATTTCAGAAAGCAAGAAGGGTAAGGGTCATTTATCAATCGGCTTTAGCTCGGTTGACGAATTGAACCGGATTCTTGATATTTTGGGTGTTGATCTTGATGAATAA
- a CDS encoding DUF951 domain-containing protein has product MNKDIAYNLADTVQMKKPHACKVNDWEVLRLGADIRLKCMGCGHVVLMPRGKFTHNLKKILTKANDPVNHKKEFYVPKDEIIRPGSKQE; this is encoded by the coding sequence ATGAATAAAGATATTGCTTATAATTTGGCTGATACCGTTCAAATGAAAAAGCCTCATGCTTGCAAAGTTAACGATTGGGAAGTTTTGCGGCTGGGTGCGGATATCAGACTCAAGTGCATGGGCTGCGGACATGTGGTGTTGATGCCGCGCGGCAAGTTTACTCATAATTTGAAAAAGATTTTGACTAAAGCAAATGATCCGGTCAATCATAAAAAGGAATTTTATGTTCCTAAAGATGAAATTATCAGACCGGGTTCTAAACAAGAATAA
- the ychF gene encoding redox-regulated ATPase YchF, which translates to MSLTAGIVGLPNVGKSTLFNAITKAGAEMANYPFATIEPNVGMVEVPDKRLARIQELIPAKKIVHTTFEFTDIAGLVKGASKGEGLGNKFLENIRQTDAIIHVVRAFEDENITSVTGKVDPEEDINTINLELAIADLDAVNRRINKVKKIAQQNDKEAKAEYAVLQKIKPVLEEGKAVRSIEFTDDEQKLVKGFFLLTDKPVIYVANIAEESMADPESDEFYQIVKKHAESENAECLGISAATEEEIAGLDDDEKAEFLEAEGVTESGLDRLIRAAYHILGLRTFFTAGGPETRAWTFHEGMKAPQVAGVIHSDFERGFIRAEVVSYTDLDQFETMQKVKEAGKLRLEGKDYEVQDGDIIEFRFNV; encoded by the coding sequence ATGTCATTAACTGCTGGGATTGTTGGCTTGCCGAATGTTGGTAAGTCCACGTTATTTAATGCAATTACTAAAGCTGGAGCCGAGATGGCCAACTATCCGTTTGCGACGATTGAGCCAAATGTGGGGATGGTTGAAGTGCCTGATAAGCGGCTTGCGCGGATTCAGGAACTCATTCCGGCTAAGAAAATTGTCCATACTACTTTTGAATTTACTGATATTGCCGGACTAGTTAAGGGTGCGTCAAAGGGTGAAGGCTTAGGTAATAAGTTCCTTGAGAACATTCGTCAAACCGATGCCATCATTCACGTTGTGCGGGCTTTTGAAGATGAAAACATTACTTCCGTTACCGGTAAAGTTGATCCAGAAGAAGACATCAACACTATTAATTTGGAATTGGCAATTGCCGACCTTGATGCCGTTAACCGCCGAATTAATAAGGTTAAGAAGATTGCCCAGCAAAATGACAAGGAAGCCAAGGCTGAATATGCAGTTTTGCAAAAAATTAAGCCAGTTTTGGAAGAAGGCAAAGCAGTTCGGTCAATTGAATTTACTGATGATGAACAAAAATTGGTCAAGGGCTTCTTCCTATTGACAGATAAGCCAGTGATTTATGTAGCTAACATTGCCGAAGAATCAATGGCTGATCCGGAAAGTGATGAATTCTATCAAATTGTTAAAAAGCATGCCGAGAGTGAAAATGCGGAATGCTTAGGTATTTCAGCTGCTACTGAAGAAGAAATTGCCGGCCTTGATGATGACGAAAAAGCCGAATTTTTGGAAGCAGAAGGTGTCACTGAATCCGGGCTTGACCGTTTAATCAGAGCTGCTTACCACATCTTGGGCTTGCGGACATTCTTTACAGCTGGTGGCCCAGAAACTAGAGCTTGGACATTCCACGAAGGGATGAAGGCGCCACAAGTTGCTGGTGTTATCCACTCAGACTTTGAACGTGGCTTTATTCGGGCCGAAGTTGTTTCATATACCGACTTAGATCAATTTGAAACCATGCAAAAGGTTAAGGAAGCTGGTAAATTACGTCTTGAAGGTAAGGACTATGAAGTTCAAGACGGCGACATTATTGAATTTAGATTTAACGTTTAG
- a CDS encoding DUF1129 family protein yields MAEEKKEEQAKIDTNKQEKLKDKIESQNKDDQVKQLEPAELRKELSNKNSDYVFRLQKELELQGKLSQAEAASKVDEILPQLVVAQHHGQPASTYYNMAPKLKAADMLKPKVRTPADIPFWQYAVDSALLYIAIFVGLFGVIALFQTNQKASAQSSQMGILTLLVVGAMMGVFMTKYNEWVIPAQTGNKKIPWTKLILGMVAMLAILFVLIWVLSIPALRIINPVLSGFANIIVAAVAYGLRWLFRRHYQIIGSVFTPTAKSK; encoded by the coding sequence ATGGCAGAAGAGAAAAAAGAAGAACAAGCAAAAATCGATACTAATAAGCAGGAAAAGCTAAAAGACAAGATTGAAAGTCAGAATAAGGATGACCAAGTTAAGCAACTTGAGCCGGCAGAATTGCGCAAGGAATTGAGCAATAAGAACTCTGACTATGTTTTCCGTTTGCAAAAAGAATTGGAATTGCAAGGTAAACTCAGTCAAGCTGAAGCAGCCAGCAAGGTCGATGAGATATTGCCGCAATTGGTTGTGGCACAACATCACGGTCAACCCGCTAGCACCTACTACAATATGGCACCTAAATTAAAGGCTGCCGATATGTTAAAGCCAAAAGTACGCACGCCAGCAGATATTCCATTCTGGCAATATGCTGTTGATAGTGCCTTGTTGTACATCGCAATTTTCGTTGGGTTGTTTGGCGTAATTGCCTTGTTCCAAACTAACCAAAAGGCAAGTGCGCAAAGCTCACAAATGGGAATTTTGACTCTCTTAGTTGTTGGGGCAATGATGGGCGTCTTTATGACTAAGTATAATGAATGGGTTATTCCTGCTCAGACAGGGAATAAAAAGATTCCGTGGACTAAGTTAATCTTGGGCATGGTTGCCATGTTAGCAATTTTATTTGTGCTCATTTGGGTATTGTCAATCCCGGCTTTGCGGATTATTAATCCAGTCTTATCAGGATTTGCAAACATTATTGTAGCAGCAGTTGCTTATGGTTTACGTTGGCTCTTTAGACGGCATTACCAGATTATTGGTTCAGTCTTTACACCAACTGCAAAAAGCAAATAG
- a CDS encoding ABC transporter ATP-binding protein — protein sequence MINTLRKSIRQYKKQSLLSPLFVTGEVIIEMLIPYLVGILIDNGIMKGDMAYISKWGTILLVLTIVSLVLGASASYVSAHAAAGFAANLRKDMFYHVQDYSFENIDKFSSASLVTRMTTDVNNIQMAYQMIIRIAVRAPMMLIVSVIMSVIISPRLSLIFVVLAPIFILLLAVVIKSAYPYFPRIFRGYDRMNQVVRENIRGIREVKTYVQEKPQTAEFKKSSGFIYKLFSTAQKIMSLNSLIVMAVLNISNLAICWFGAKEIVGGSLQTGQLISMFSYSNSVLNSLNILAMIFTQLVISGASGRRIADVINEKPSIENPHKPLTNFNNGEVIFDHVNFKYDNDDKALALNDINLHIKPGETIGMIGKTGSSKSTLVSMIPRLYDTDSGAVRVSGHNVKSYDLKTLRDNVAMVLQNNVLFSGTIKDNLKWGNENATDEEVIAAAKVAHADDFIQEMPDKYDTMVEQGGTNVSGGQKQRITIARALLKKPKILILDDSTSAVDTQTEREIREALAKNMPETTKIIISQRIVSIKDADRIVVMNEGKIQDIGTHDELMKNNELYSSIAKFQEEQKK from the coding sequence ATGATTAACACACTGCGTAAATCAATTCGGCAGTATAAGAAGCAGTCTTTACTGTCGCCTTTATTTGTCACGGGTGAAGTTATCATTGAAATGTTAATCCCGTATCTGGTCGGTATTTTAATCGACAACGGAATTATGAAGGGGGACATGGCCTACATTAGTAAATGGGGCACGATTCTTCTGGTTTTGACGATTGTTTCACTGGTTTTAGGGGCTAGTGCTAGTTACGTGTCAGCTCACGCCGCTGCCGGCTTTGCCGCTAATTTGCGCAAGGACATGTTTTATCATGTTCAAGATTATTCATTTGAAAATATTGATAAGTTTTCAAGTGCTAGTCTGGTAACGCGGATGACGACGGACGTTAACAACATTCAGATGGCCTACCAAATGATCATCAGAATTGCGGTTAGAGCACCGATGATGCTGATTGTGTCAGTCATTATGTCAGTTATTATCAGCCCGCGTTTGTCGTTAATCTTTGTTGTGTTGGCACCGATTTTCATTCTGCTATTGGCAGTTGTGATTAAGAGTGCTTACCCATACTTCCCACGGATCTTTAGAGGTTATGACCGGATGAACCAAGTAGTTCGGGAAAACATTCGCGGTATTCGAGAAGTAAAGACTTACGTCCAAGAAAAACCACAAACGGCTGAATTTAAGAAGTCATCTGGTTTTATTTACAAATTATTCTCAACAGCACAAAAGATTATGTCATTGAACTCATTAATTGTAATGGCTGTTTTGAATATCTCTAACCTAGCTATCTGCTGGTTTGGTGCTAAAGAAATTGTCGGTGGCAGTTTGCAAACCGGTCAATTAATTTCTATGTTTTCATACTCCAACTCTGTTTTAAACAGTCTGAACATTTTGGCAATGATCTTTACTCAATTAGTTATTTCTGGTGCTAGTGGTCGAAGAATTGCTGATGTAATTAATGAAAAGCCATCAATTGAAAATCCCCACAAGCCATTGACTAACTTTAATAATGGTGAAGTGATTTTTGATCATGTGAACTTTAAGTATGACAATGATGATAAGGCCTTGGCTTTAAACGACATTAACTTACACATTAAGCCGGGTGAGACAATCGGGATGATTGGTAAGACGGGATCATCGAAGTCAACATTGGTATCAATGATCCCGCGGCTTTACGATACTGATTCTGGTGCCGTGCGAGTATCAGGACACAACGTTAAGTCATACGATTTGAAGACTTTGCGCGACAACGTTGCCATGGTTTTACAAAATAATGTCTTGTTCTCCGGGACCATCAAGGACAACTTGAAGTGGGGTAATGAGAACGCCACTGATGAAGAAGTTATCGCGGCAGCTAAGGTAGCTCATGCAGATGATTTCATCCAAGAAATGCCTGACAAGTACGACACAATGGTTGAACAAGGCGGTACGAACGTATCTGGTGGGCAAAAGCAAAGAATTACTATTGCCAGAGCCTTGTTGAAGAAGCCTAAGATCTTAATCTTAGATGATTCTACTTCAGCCGTTGATACCCAGACTGAACGTGAAATTCGGGAAGCCTTGGCTAAGAATATGCCGGAAACAACCAAGATTATCATTTCGCAACGGATTGTTTCTATTAAGGATGCAGACCGAATTGTTGTGATGAATGAAGGTAAAATTCAAGATATTGGAACTCACGATGAACTGATGAAGAACAATGAACTTTATAGTTCAATCGCTAAGTTCCAAGAAGAGCAAAAGAAGTAG